The following proteins come from a genomic window of Paucimonas lemoignei:
- the cheA_2 gene encoding histidine kinase, CheA: MSINLDQALQTFIVEARELLQAMEESLLQLESEPGDDDAIGAIFRAAHTIKGSAGLFGLDPIVSFTHIVEDVLDRLRDGSVKVDAGLIAVLLKSGDHMLELIDVVASQGGQLQASAMAREAELRSSLKAYQAPAHAAGDEQEVIPDTALAPETSEAALWHISLRFAQDVFRNGMDPLSFLRFLNTLGETVAVQTLTDNFPASESWDAESCYLGFEIDFQSGATHAAINEVFDFVREDCQIDISRVESSHTPDATPGTELVIQDEQTPETGTAMVALGELLEDQRSVPRIAGQATADKQLGNDKQADSKGKDGRYVRVNADKLDELINLVGELVIASAGATLLARTCDNDPLQESTSTVSGLVEEILDGALRLRMIPIGDTFNRFRRVVRDVSQELGKDIDLIISGAETELDKTVVEKIGDPLMHLLRNAMDHGIESAEARLAAGKPLKGHLHLNAYHDSGSIVLEIADDGAGLNRDRILEKAQERGLIALGATLTDQEIYNLIFEPGFSTAQAVTNLSGRGVGMDVVKRNITLLRGTVDLDSKPGQGTVIRIRLPLTLAIINGFLVSIGQSTYVIPLDMVQECIELSEGDRQISREQGYLDLRGEVLPLVYLRDHFQHEGPAARRQNVVVVRYAEHKAGLVVDDLLGEFQTVIKPLGKLFGALRGISGSTILGSGAVALILDIPALLSQIVQLETRYIANPAQPATAR; this comes from the coding sequence GTGAGCATCAATCTCGATCAGGCATTACAGACTTTTATCGTCGAGGCTCGCGAGCTGCTGCAGGCGATGGAAGAGTCGCTGCTGCAACTGGAAAGCGAGCCCGGCGACGATGACGCCATTGGCGCGATCTTCCGGGCAGCGCACACCATCAAGGGCTCGGCAGGCCTGTTCGGGCTGGATCCGATTGTCAGCTTCACGCACATCGTCGAAGACGTGCTGGACCGGCTGCGCGACGGCAGCGTCAAGGTGGATGCAGGTCTGATAGCAGTGCTGCTCAAATCCGGCGATCACATGCTGGAGCTGATTGACGTGGTTGCCAGCCAGGGCGGGCAATTGCAAGCATCGGCCATGGCCCGCGAAGCCGAGCTGCGCAGCAGCCTCAAGGCGTATCAGGCCCCTGCCCACGCCGCTGGGGATGAACAGGAAGTCATTCCTGACACCGCGCTTGCGCCTGAAACGTCCGAGGCCGCGCTTTGGCATATCTCCCTGCGCTTTGCCCAGGACGTATTCCGCAATGGCATGGACCCGCTGTCGTTTCTGCGCTTCCTCAATACGTTGGGCGAAACCGTTGCGGTACAGACCCTGACCGATAACTTTCCTGCCAGTGAAAGCTGGGACGCCGAGTCCTGCTACCTGGGCTTCGAGATCGATTTCCAGTCCGGCGCAACCCACGCAGCCATCAACGAAGTCTTCGATTTCGTCCGCGAAGACTGCCAGATCGACATCAGCCGAGTCGAAAGCAGCCACACCCCGGACGCGACGCCTGGCACCGAACTGGTCATCCAGGACGAGCAAACGCCTGAAACCGGTACGGCAATGGTCGCCCTCGGCGAATTGCTCGAGGATCAGCGATCCGTGCCACGGATTGCCGGTCAGGCCACGGCCGACAAACAGCTCGGCAACGACAAACAGGCCGATAGCAAAGGCAAGGACGGCCGTTATGTGCGGGTCAATGCCGACAAGCTCGACGAGCTGATCAACCTGGTGGGCGAACTGGTGATTGCCAGTGCCGGTGCCACCCTGCTCGCCCGCACCTGCGACAACGATCCTTTGCAGGAATCAACCTCGACCGTATCCGGCCTGGTGGAAGAAATCCTCGATGGCGCTCTGCGCCTGCGGATGATCCCCATTGGCGATACGTTCAATCGGTTCCGTCGTGTGGTACGCGATGTCAGCCAGGAATTGGGCAAGGACATCGACCTGATCATCAGCGGCGCCGAAACCGAACTGGACAAGACCGTGGTCGAGAAAATCGGCGACCCGCTCATGCACCTGCTGCGCAACGCCATGGACCACGGTATTGAAAGTGCCGAAGCGCGGCTCGCTGCGGGTAAACCGCTCAAAGGCCACCTGCACCTCAATGCCTACCATGACTCGGGCAGCATCGTGCTGGAGATTGCCGACGATGGCGCAGGCCTGAACCGCGACCGCATCCTGGAGAAAGCCCAGGAACGCGGCCTGATTGCCCTCGGTGCAACGCTTACCGATCAGGAAATCTACAACCTGATCTTCGAGCCGGGCTTTTCCACGGCGCAGGCGGTGACCAACCTGTCCGGGCGTGGCGTGGGCATGGACGTGGTCAAACGCAACATCACCCTGCTGCGTGGCACGGTCGACCTGGACAGCAAGCCCGGCCAGGGCACGGTCATTCGTATCCGCCTGCCGCTGACCCTGGCCATTATCAACGGCTTCCTGGTCAGCATTGGCCAGTCCACCTACGTCATCCCCCTGGACATGGTTCAGGAATGCATCGAGCTCAGCGAAGGCGACCGCCAAATCAGCCGCGAACAGGGTTACCTCGACCTGCGCGGCGAAGTACTGCCGCTGGTGTACCTGCGCGACCACTTCCAGCACGAAGGCCCCGCCGCCCGCCGCCAGAACGTGGTGGTGGTGCGCTATGCCGAGCACAAGGCCGGGCTGGTCGTCGACGACCTGCTGGGTGAGTTCCAGACCGTTATAAAACCCTTGGGCAAACTGTTTGGCGCACTGCGCGGCATCAGTGGCTCAACCATTCTGGGCAGTGGCGCCGTGGCGTTGATTCTCGACATCCCTGCACTGCTCAGCCAGATCGTACAGCTTGAAACACGCTATATCGCCAATCCCGCTCAACCCGCAACGGCCCGTTGA
- the cheD gene encoding chemotaxis protein CheD: MNTTVDEVFLAPGDFHFATSPTRIRTILGSCVGITLWHPARRIGAMCHFMLPSRSRRCGVLNGKYGDEAIELFIEQARAHRTAPEDYQLKLFGGGEMFPHHKRGVSFNNVARMNIRAALELADSHDLDLIAQDMGSTGYRNVIFDLCNGHVWVRHKPIRTSAEHGDEKNKRTASR, encoded by the coding sequence ATGAACACCACCGTTGATGAAGTCTTTCTGGCGCCGGGCGATTTTCATTTCGCCACCAGCCCTACTCGAATTCGCACGATCCTGGGATCCTGCGTTGGCATTACGCTGTGGCACCCGGCGCGCAGGATTGGCGCCATGTGCCACTTCATGCTGCCAAGCCGCTCGCGACGTTGCGGCGTGCTCAACGGCAAATATGGCGATGAAGCCATCGAGCTGTTCATCGAGCAGGCGCGTGCCCATCGCACCGCGCCAGAAGACTATCAACTCAAGCTGTTCGGTGGCGGGGAAATGTTCCCCCATCACAAACGTGGCGTGAGCTTCAACAATGTGGCGCGGATGAACATCCGGGCCGCCCTTGAGCTTGCCGACAGCCACGACCTGGACCTGATTGCCCAGGACATGGGCAGTACCGGTTATCGCAACGTCATCTTCGACCTGTGCAACGGACATGTCTGGGTCAGGCACAAACCAATAAGGACAAGCGCGGAACATGGCGACGAAAAAAATAAGCGTACTGCTAGTCGATGA
- the araC_1 gene encoding putative transcriptional regulator: MTAPVVSHLIADTFTATRVTDASPDPHKIIDIPCADAFSIIVQLEDFAEHRLWRGRRLSYAGGYRQGSVSLPFMGDQLRCQHRAAYDNLRFNIPRHTFDEYQRENGLRRIDGFRYEQGVQDQVLYHLAQSMLPALSNPAAANQLFVDHVLLAMCAHAITRFGRIASSAGKFTTTLTPLQERLAKELIANNLGNDLSVERIAQECSLSRSHFSRAFKQATGVAPHTWLLQMRVEKAKELLRSQPGMSLVTIAQACGFADQPHLTKVFTRLAGATPSVWRSQQRQAIVIPRSSGA; encoded by the coding sequence TTGACCGCCCCTGTCGTTTCGCACTTGATCGCTGACACGTTCACCGCCACGCGGGTGACTGACGCCAGCCCGGATCCGCACAAGATTATTGATATCCCTTGTGCAGATGCGTTTTCGATCATTGTCCAGCTTGAGGATTTCGCCGAGCATCGCCTGTGGCGTGGGCGGCGCCTGAGCTATGCGGGCGGTTATCGCCAGGGCAGTGTCTCGTTGCCGTTCATGGGCGATCAATTACGCTGCCAGCACCGCGCGGCCTACGACAACCTGCGTTTTAACATTCCCCGACACACCTTTGACGAGTACCAGCGTGAAAACGGCTTGCGCCGCATCGATGGCTTTCGCTACGAGCAAGGGGTGCAGGATCAGGTGCTCTATCACTTGGCGCAGTCTATGTTGCCTGCCTTGAGCAACCCGGCGGCGGCCAATCAGCTGTTCGTCGATCACGTGCTGTTGGCGATGTGTGCTCACGCGATTACAAGGTTCGGGCGTATTGCCTCCAGCGCCGGGAAGTTCACCACGACCCTGACGCCGCTGCAGGAGCGGCTGGCCAAAGAATTGATCGCCAATAATCTGGGTAATGACTTGTCGGTGGAGCGCATTGCCCAGGAGTGCTCATTGTCACGCAGCCATTTTTCCCGCGCGTTCAAGCAAGCCACCGGGGTTGCGCCGCACACCTGGCTGCTGCAAATGCGTGTCGAAAAGGCTAAAGAGTTGCTGCGGTCGCAGCCGGGCATGTCGCTGGTCACCATTGCCCAGGCCTGCGGATTTGCCGACCAGCCGCACCTGACGAAGGTATTTACCCGTCTGGCAGGGGCCACGCCGAGCGTGTGGCGCAGCCAGCAACGTCAAGCGATTGTGATCCCGCGCTCTTCAGGGGCCTGA
- the cheB_3 gene encoding chemotaxis protein CheB, with product MATKKISVLLVDDSAVVRQVLLAILNDTPDIHVMGAASDPIFAMDKLAKEWPDVIVLDVEMPRMDGITFLKKIMSERPTPVVICSSLTQKGAETSLQAMSAGAVEVITKPTTGLKNFLLESAAELVSAIRAAANANVRNLGKRHPAPVLAPATRLSADAVLPAAHGNAMAQTTERIVAMGTSTGGTQALEAVLTALPRVCPGIVIVQHMPEKFTASFAERLNGLSKIEVREAKHNDRILPGLALIAPGGKHMMVTRSGAYYHVQVIDGPLVNRHRPSVDVLFRSVARFAGKNATGIIMTGMGDDGARGLKEMLDAGSSTVAQDEASCVVFGMPKEAIKLNAAQRIMSLHDIPQAILHK from the coding sequence ATGGCGACGAAAAAAATAAGCGTACTGCTAGTCGATGATTCGGCAGTGGTGCGCCAGGTTCTGCTGGCCATCCTCAATGACACGCCCGACATTCATGTCATGGGTGCAGCATCCGACCCGATTTTCGCCATGGACAAACTGGCCAAAGAGTGGCCGGACGTCATCGTGCTGGACGTGGAAATGCCGCGCATGGACGGCATTACCTTCCTGAAGAAAATCATGAGCGAGCGCCCTACCCCCGTGGTGATCTGCTCGTCGCTGACCCAGAAAGGCGCTGAAACCAGCTTGCAGGCGATGTCCGCCGGCGCCGTGGAAGTGATCACCAAACCTACTACGGGGCTGAAAAACTTCCTGCTCGAATCAGCGGCCGAACTGGTCTCGGCGATTCGCGCTGCGGCCAATGCCAACGTGCGCAACCTGGGCAAACGCCACCCGGCGCCCGTGCTGGCCCCGGCGACCCGCCTGAGCGCTGACGCGGTGCTGCCCGCAGCCCACGGCAACGCCATGGCGCAAACCACCGAACGGATCGTCGCCATGGGCACCTCCACCGGTGGCACCCAGGCACTGGAAGCGGTGCTCACGGCGTTGCCACGGGTCTGCCCCGGTATTGTGATCGTCCAGCACATGCCGGAGAAATTCACCGCCTCCTTTGCCGAGCGGCTCAACGGCCTGTCCAAGATCGAAGTCCGCGAAGCGAAGCACAATGATCGCATCCTGCCCGGCCTGGCGCTGATCGCCCCCGGCGGCAAACACATGATGGTCACCCGCAGCGGCGCGTACTACCACGTGCAGGTGATTGACGGGCCGCTGGTCAATCGCCATCGGCCTTCGGTGGATGTGTTGTTCCGTTCCGTGGCCCGCTTTGCCGGCAAGAACGCCACCGGGATCATCATGACCGGCATGGGTGACGATGGCGCCCGAGGCTTGAAGGAAATGCTCGACGCCGGGAGTTCGACCGTCGCTCAGGACGAGGCCTCGTGCGTGGTGTTCGGCATGCCCAAAGAGGCCATCAAGCTCAATGCCGCCCAGCGCATCATGTCGTTGCATGACATACCGCAGGCTATTCTGCACAAATAG
- the trg_3 gene encoding methyl-accepting chemotaxis protein: MKWFYDLKIATKLIASFLTVLALTAVMGVFSIIQLGQVNDTASEIRDNWMPSMRAASGMRFFAANYRIKENRHVAAMAIDDKNAIALEATAERKQFETRLDTYEKLLSNDEDRRLFTQTKNDWIGYLAVSKDLQTLSNQNREEDARAMLAGESKRLFDLVTGDLQKLVELNDAGAEAASVRGDVLYDTARVSIIGVLIAALVIGLGLALFISRIISRPLKQAAAAAEQLAEGNLNVHIEPGSKDETGMVINAMQNMVGKLSHIIGEVRNAADNLASASEEVSATAQSMSQATSEQAASVEETSASIEQMSASINQNTENAKVTDGMASKAAKEATDGGESVQQTVVAMKKIAQRISIIDDIAYQTNLLALNAAIEAARAGEHGKGFAVVAAEVRKLAERSQVAAQEIGELSSSSVEMAEKAGNLLNEMVPSINKTSDLVQEISAASEEQAAGVAQINTAMTQLNSVTQQNASSSEELAATAEEMSSQAEQLQQAMSFFTLDAQPRSASQPAKFDSTPGPSIRKPSRPAAPAPQKSFAYNMANAPDESEFTRF; encoded by the coding sequence ATGAAATGGTTTTACGATCTGAAGATCGCCACAAAGTTGATCGCGTCATTTCTCACGGTGCTCGCCCTCACCGCAGTCATGGGCGTGTTTTCCATTATTCAGTTGGGACAGGTGAATGATACGGCCAGCGAGATCCGGGATAACTGGATGCCGTCCATGCGCGCCGCCTCCGGCATGCGCTTCTTCGCCGCCAACTACCGAATCAAGGAAAACCGCCACGTAGCGGCGATGGCTATCGATGACAAAAATGCGATTGCATTGGAAGCCACGGCCGAGCGCAAGCAGTTTGAAACCCGCCTGGACACCTACGAAAAACTGCTGAGCAATGATGAAGATCGCCGCCTGTTCACCCAGACCAAAAATGATTGGATAGGCTACCTGGCGGTCAGCAAGGACTTGCAGACACTGTCCAATCAGAACCGCGAGGAAGACGCTCGCGCCATGTTGGCCGGTGAATCCAAGCGTCTGTTCGACCTGGTGACCGGTGACCTGCAGAAACTCGTCGAGCTCAACGATGCGGGGGCAGAAGCCGCCAGCGTGCGCGGTGACGTGCTTTACGATACCGCGCGGGTATCCATTATCGGCGTGCTGATCGCCGCACTGGTGATTGGCCTGGGCCTTGCGCTGTTCATCTCGCGGATCATCTCGCGCCCGCTGAAACAAGCCGCCGCTGCCGCCGAACAACTGGCCGAAGGCAACCTCAACGTACACATCGAGCCGGGTTCCAAAGACGAAACCGGCATGGTAATCAACGCCATGCAGAACATGGTCGGCAAGCTGTCGCACATCATTGGCGAAGTGCGTAACGCCGCTGACAACCTGGCCAGCGCCTCCGAAGAAGTCAGCGCCACCGCGCAGTCGATGAGCCAGGCGACCAGCGAGCAAGCCGCCAGCGTTGAAGAAACCAGTGCTTCCATCGAACAGATGAGCGCCAGCATCAACCAGAACACCGAGAACGCCAAGGTTACCGACGGCATGGCCAGCAAGGCCGCCAAGGAAGCCACCGACGGCGGAGAATCCGTGCAGCAGACCGTTGTGGCCATGAAGAAAATCGCCCAGCGCATCAGCATCATCGATGACATCGCTTACCAGACCAATCTGCTGGCCCTCAACGCGGCCATCGAAGCGGCGCGTGCAGGCGAGCACGGTAAAGGCTTTGCCGTCGTGGCCGCTGAAGTGCGCAAGCTGGCTGAGCGTAGCCAGGTGGCGGCGCAGGAGATTGGCGAGCTGTCTTCCAGCAGCGTCGAGATGGCCGAAAAAGCCGGCAACCTGCTCAACGAAATGGTCCCGTCGATCAACAAGACCTCGGACCTGGTGCAGGAAATCAGTGCCGCGTCCGAAGAACAGGCTGCCGGTGTTGCGCAGATCAATACGGCGATGACCCAGCTCAATTCGGTCACCCAGCAAAACGCATCGAGCAGCGAAGAGCTGGCCGCCACGGCCGAAGAAATGAGCAGCCAGGCCGAGCAGCTTCAGCAGGCCATGAGCTTCTTTACCCTGGACGCACAGCCGCGATCGGCCAGCCAACCGGCGAAGTTCGACAGCACGCCAGGCCCGTCCATCCGCAAACCATCGCGCCCGGCTGCACCCGCGCCGCAGAAATCCTTTGCCTACAACATGGCCAACGCACCGGATGAATCCGAATTCACGCGCTTCTGA
- the mcp3 gene encoding chemotaxis sensory transducer protein, protein MTPSPNGNSAVHSRQALFLWFPLVPAVAGCAALLLSAPTQLNVGLSAAVLAAGIACGLFAASSQNRKLQAIAQDAALRQQQAADGAALQSNAQINEVLLGAMPIWAKQVESSRQQTETAIVALTGRFTGISSRLQDTVQASQHAAGDLAGQSADGALQVLAQSDNDLVQVINSLKATQTSRDETLAQVRNLTAYTGELRTMAADVAAIAAQTNLLALNAAIEAARAGEAGRGFAVVADAVRSLSSKSSETGQQMSAKVDIINNAITQLVQAASSGADQDSNSVATSESSIERVLERFKSVTERLAESAEMLQQESFGIRDEMTEVLVSLQFQDRVSQILAHVRDNIDDLHAHLQQAAQAPEQALAIDARSWLARMEATYATDEQRHSHHGGSGAQQNSQEITFF, encoded by the coding sequence ATGACGCCTAGCCCCAACGGTAATTCTGCAGTGCACAGCCGCCAGGCGCTTTTTCTATGGTTCCCATTGGTTCCGGCAGTTGCCGGGTGTGCCGCACTGCTGCTGTCGGCTCCGACTCAGCTGAATGTCGGCTTGAGCGCTGCGGTACTGGCGGCGGGTATAGCCTGCGGGTTGTTTGCTGCGTCGAGTCAGAATCGCAAGCTGCAGGCCATCGCTCAGGACGCGGCCTTGCGCCAACAGCAAGCGGCTGACGGTGCAGCGCTGCAATCCAATGCGCAGATCAACGAAGTGCTATTGGGCGCCATGCCGATCTGGGCCAAGCAGGTGGAAAGTTCCCGCCAGCAGACCGAAACCGCCATCGTGGCACTGACCGGGCGCTTCACGGGGATTTCTTCGCGTCTGCAAGACACCGTGCAGGCCTCGCAACATGCCGCTGGCGATCTGGCGGGGCAAAGTGCCGACGGCGCCCTGCAGGTCCTGGCGCAAAGCGACAATGACCTGGTTCAGGTGATCAATTCCCTCAAGGCGACCCAGACCAGCCGCGACGAAACCCTGGCCCAGGTGCGCAACCTCACCGCCTATACCGGCGAACTGCGAACCATGGCCGCCGATGTCGCCGCCATTGCCGCACAAACCAACCTGCTGGCCCTGAACGCCGCCATCGAAGCCGCCCGTGCCGGTGAGGCCGGTCGCGGCTTTGCGGTGGTGGCCGACGCCGTGCGCAGCCTGTCGAGCAAATCCAGTGAGACCGGGCAACAGATGTCCGCCAAGGTCGACATCATCAACAACGCCATCACGCAACTGGTGCAGGCCGCGTCCAGCGGTGCCGACCAGGACAGCAACTCGGTCGCCACTTCCGAAAGCAGCATCGAGCGGGTCCTGGAACGCTTCAAAAGCGTCACCGAACGCCTGGCCGAATCGGCCGAGATGCTGCAACAGGAAAGCTTCGGCATCCGCGACGAAATGACCGAAGTGCTGGTCAGCCTGCAGTTCCAGGATCGGGTCAGCCAGATCCTCGCCCACGTGCGCGACAACATTGACGACCTGCATGCCCATCTGCAGCAAGCAGCCCAGGCGCCGGAGCAGGCACTGGCGATTGACGCCCGCAGCTGGCTGGCGCGGATGGAAGCGACCTACGCCACAGACGAGCAGCGCCATAGCCACCATGGCGGCTCGGGCGCACAACAGAATTCTCAGGAAATCACCTTCTTCTAG
- the cheY_1 gene encoding chemotaxis protein CheY, which produces MAKNILVVDDSSSVRQVVGIALKSAGYDVIEACDGKDALGKLNGQKVHLIISDVNMPNMDGITFVKEVKKLPSYKFTPIIMLTTESQESKKMEGQAAGAKAWVVKPFQPAQMLAAVSKLILP; this is translated from the coding sequence ATGGCTAAAAACATATTGGTTGTCGACGATTCCAGCAGTGTTCGGCAAGTGGTCGGGATCGCCCTGAAAAGCGCCGGTTATGACGTGATCGAAGCCTGTGACGGCAAAGATGCACTGGGCAAGCTCAACGGCCAGAAAGTGCACCTGATCATCAGCGACGTGAACATGCCCAACATGGACGGCATCACCTTCGTCAAAGAGGTCAAGAAACTGCCGAGCTACAAGTTCACGCCGATCATCATGCTGACCACCGAGTCTCAGGAATCGAAAAAAATGGAAGGCCAGGCGGCGGGCGCCAAGGCGTGGGTGGTCAAGCCCTTCCAGCCTGCTCAGATGCTGGCGGCCGTCTCCAAACTGATTCTCCCCTGA
- the cheR_2 gene encoding protein-glutamate O-methyltransferase, with protein MNAAALNDREFSQFQSWLYGAAGISLSPAKKALVAGRLFKRLKHYELDSYGEYFKLIMSGQRNGELQVALDLLTTNETYFFREPKHFDFLRQQVLPKAAPGKTFRVWSAASSSGEEPYSLAMTLAENLGTTPWEIIGSDISSQVLAKARAGHYPMERATNLPEPLLHKYCLKGIGKQQGTFLVERSLRSRVNFIQVNLNEALPELGEFDVIFLRNVMIYFDQETKIKVVARLLPRLKSGGYFIVSHSESLNGVSDAMKLVAPSIYRKP; from the coding sequence GTGAATGCAGCAGCGCTCAATGATCGGGAATTCAGCCAGTTTCAGTCCTGGCTCTACGGCGCGGCGGGTATCAGCCTGTCGCCCGCGAAAAAGGCACTGGTAGCTGGCCGTCTGTTCAAGCGCCTCAAGCACTATGAGCTGGACAGCTATGGCGAGTACTTCAAGCTGATCATGAGCGGCCAGCGCAACGGCGAGCTGCAAGTGGCGCTGGATTTGCTCACCACCAACGAGACGTATTTTTTCCGCGAGCCCAAGCACTTTGATTTTCTGCGCCAGCAGGTCCTGCCCAAAGCGGCACCGGGCAAGACCTTCCGGGTATGGAGCGCGGCCAGCTCGTCGGGCGAAGAACCTTACAGCCTCGCCATGACCCTGGCTGAAAACCTGGGCACCACGCCATGGGAAATCATCGGTTCGGACATCAGTAGCCAGGTGCTGGCCAAGGCCCGCGCCGGGCACTATCCGATGGAACGCGCCACCAACCTGCCTGAACCCTTACTGCACAAATACTGCCTCAAGGGCATCGGCAAGCAACAAGGGACTTTCCTGGTCGAAAGGAGTCTGCGCAGCCGGGTCAACTTCATTCAGGTCAACCTTAATGAGGCCCTGCCGGAACTTGGCGAGTTTGACGTGATCTTTTTACGCAACGTGATGATTTACTTCGACCAGGAGACCAAGATCAAGGTCGTTGCCCGTTTGCTGCCGCGCCTCAAGTCCGGCGGTTATTTCATCGTCAGCCACTCCGAAAGCCTCAACGGCGTCAGCGATGCAATGAAACTGGTAGCGCCATCGATCTATCGCAAGCCATGA
- a CDS encoding CBS domain protein — MKTVAQLLKLKALHNQQVHTIAPDQMVLDALKLMAEKNIGALPVVDNGKLVGVVSERDYARKMVLMGRSSVGTPVSAIMSHKVVTVDSSQSVETCMGIMTDSHLRHLPVVEDGQLLGLLSIGDLVKEAIAEQANLIEQLEQYIRGA; from the coding sequence ATGAAAACCGTCGCACAGCTGCTCAAACTCAAAGCCCTGCACAATCAACAGGTGCACACCATTGCTCCCGATCAGATGGTGCTCGATGCGCTCAAGCTCATGGCCGAGAAAAACATCGGCGCCCTGCCCGTGGTCGACAACGGCAAACTGGTGGGCGTGGTCAGTGAACGTGATTACGCGCGCAAGATGGTGCTCATGGGACGCTCATCAGTGGGCACACCGGTCAGCGCGATCATGAGCCACAAGGTGGTCACCGTGGACTCCTCACAGAGCGTCGAAACCTGCATGGGCATCATGACCGACAGCCACCTGCGCCACCTGCCGGTGGTCGAAGACGGTCAATTGCTGGGCCTGCTGTCCATCGGTGACCTGGTCAAGGAAGCCATCGCTGAACAGGCCAACCTGATCGAGCAGCTCGAGCAGTACATTCGTGGCGCCTGA
- the cheW_3 gene encoding chemotaxis protein CheW has protein sequence MGALASTRQTATIVEEQEQYLTFMLGAEMFAIGILGIKEIIEYGNLTVVPMMPSFVRGVINLRGAVVPVVDLSARFGRANSAITRRSCVVIIEANAADGQAQDIGLLVDTVSAVMDIPASQIEPPPSFGAKIRADFISGMAKVDGKFVIVLEVGQVLSIDEMSRLAEVDQIPAIDAEQR, from the coding sequence ATGGGCGCACTCGCCAGCACACGACAAACCGCGACAATCGTTGAGGAGCAGGAGCAGTACCTGACGTTCATGCTCGGCGCCGAGATGTTCGCCATTGGCATCCTGGGCATCAAGGAAATCATCGAATACGGCAACCTCACCGTCGTGCCGATGATGCCCTCCTTCGTCCGCGGGGTGATCAACCTGCGCGGCGCCGTGGTGCCGGTGGTTGATCTGTCGGCACGTTTCGGGCGGGCCAACTCGGCCATTACCCGCCGCAGCTGCGTGGTCATCATCGAAGCCAATGCGGCCGACGGCCAGGCCCAGGACATCGGCCTGCTGGTGGACACCGTATCGGCAGTGATGGACATCCCCGCTTCGCAGATTGAACCGCCACCGAGCTTCGGGGCGAAAATCCGTGCCGATTTCATCAGTGGCATGGCCAAGGTCGATGGCAAGTTCGTCATCGTTCTTGAAGTGGGCCAGGTGCTGTCCATCGACGAGATGTCCAGGCTGGCCGAAGTCGATCAGATACCGGCCATTGACGCCGAACAACGCTGA
- a CDS encoding sulfate transporter antisigma-factor antagonist stas, protein MPLVCEILNDTAHVSLDGELTIYTAAELSAELLPRLGATPQMQIDLSQITEMDGAGLQLLIMVTREASRAGTALTLTGHSKAVLETLQLSGLGAAL, encoded by the coding sequence ATGCCGCTTGTATGCGAAATCCTCAACGATACGGCGCACGTGAGCCTCGACGGTGAGCTGACTATTTACACCGCAGCCGAACTGTCTGCCGAGTTGCTGCCGCGTCTTGGCGCAACACCGCAGATGCAGATCGACCTGTCGCAGATTACCGAGATGGACGGCGCCGGCCTGCAACTGCTGATCATGGTCACCCGCGAGGCCTCCAGGGCCGGCACGGCATTGACCTTGACCGGCCACAGCAAAGCGGTACTGGAAACCCTGCAACTCAGTGGTCTGGGTGCAGCGCTCTGA